From a single Scomber japonicus isolate fScoJap1 chromosome 12, fScoJap1.pri, whole genome shotgun sequence genomic region:
- the cdc7 gene encoding cell division cycle 7-related protein kinase has product MELSPVCTEGCVTKSDRSHRKSKVSRDVEIDIELLCKAVPQLAKVFRIIDKIGEGTFSSVYLGEAQMRDGRREMFALKHLIPTSHPTRIAAELQCLTVAGGSENVMGVMYCFRKEDHVVIVMPYMEHQAIVDIIGSLSFEEVRLYIYHLLKALRHIHQFGIIHRDIKPNNFLYNRNTKMYALVDFGLAQGTANTQIELLKVVRQRPSQKGGGSTGKQDATQRSKAPPRLPNTTTTASTSLPLPPRQSAALAPSSSSSSTTTTSSPASRRALVKKARSVTSTVTTSTSRTKHTKDLTGLRKVPRPVFGERNLNSCAPAPSTTIKTELVKPSKTEDLVSRRYSSASRGPLPVRTQSSSQKPQRSVHQALTCNCHLTDRVCNICMSRKQQVAPRAGTPGFRAPEVLTKCPNQGTAIDVWSAGVILLSLLSGRYPFFKASDDLIALTQIMTIRGSRETIKAAKTFGKAVLCSRELPRQDLRTLCDTLRGRRPSTDDEITPVTEAIRDSTTTLHHKIQDSTPTHRPTEGTFKKHKGETPPPLSDHTCLQAHQDNSGCTKTSCTVQDDERGWDRVPDEAYDLLDRLLDLNPATRITAAQALQHSLFKDL; this is encoded by the exons ATGGAGTTGTCACCTGTCTGCACTGAAGGATGTGTTACTAAATCTGACAGAAGTCACAGGAAAAGTAAAGTCTCAA GGGATGTGGAGATTGACATTGAGCTCCTCTGCAAAGCTGTCCCTCAGCTTGCTAAGGTTTTCCGCATCATAGACAAAATTGGAGAAG GTACGTTCAGCTCAGTGTACCTGGGGGAGGCTCAGATGCGGGACGGGAGGAGAGAGATGTTTGCCCTCAAGCACCTCATCCCAACCAGCCATCCTACACGCATTGCAGCTGAGCTCCAGTGTCTCACTGTTGCTGG AGGCAGTGAGAATGTGATGGGTGTGATGTACTGCTTCAGGAAGGAGGACCATGTAGTGATTGTCATGCCTTATATGGAGCATCAAGCCATTGTG GACATCATTGGCTCATTAAGCTTTGAAGAAGTCCGTCTGTACATCTATCACCTGCTGAAGGCCCTGAGACACATTCATCAGTTTGGTATAATCCACCGAGACATCAAACCAAACAATTTCCTCTACAACAGGAACACCAAGAT GTATGCCCTAGTGGACTTTGGCCTGGCTCAGGGAACAGCTAACACTCAGATCGAGCTGCTGAAGGTGGTGAGGCAGAGGCCATCACAGAAAGGTGGAGGGTCCACGGGGAAACAAGATGCTACGCAGCGGAGCAAAGCACCACCTAGACTCCctaacaccaccaccacagcttCCACCTCACTACCTCTGCCTCCACGACAATCTGCAGCCCTggcaccttcctcctcctcttcctctaccacCACCACATCCTCACCAGCCTCTCGGAGAGCACTTGTTAAAAAAGCACGTTCTGTCACCAGCACagtcaccacctccacctctcgCACAAAGCACACAAAG GATTTGACAGGTCTACGTAAAGTGCCACGACCTGTGTTTGGAGAGAGGAACCTCAACAGCTGCGCTCCAGCTCCGTCCACCACCATTAAGACAGAG CTGGTAAAACCCAGTAAAACCGAGGACCTAGTCAGTCGAAGATACTCTTCAGCCAGCCGGGGCCCGCTGCCTGTCAGGACTCAGAGCAGCAGTCAGAAACCTCAGAGGAGCGTACACCAGGCTCTCACCTGTAACTGTCACCTAACCGACCGAGTCTGCAACATCTGCATGTCcag GAAGCAGCAGGTGGCTCCCAGGGCTGGAACTCCAGGTTTCAGAGCACCAGAAGTCCTCACAAAGTGCCCCAACCAAGGGACAG CCATAGATGTATGGTCAGCTGGTGTGatcctgctctctctgctcagtGGACGTTACCCGTTCTTCAAAGCCAGCGATGACCTGATCGCTCTCACTCAGATCATGACTATACGAGGCTCCAGAGAGACCATCAAGGCTGCAAAGACATTTG GCAAGGCGGTGTTGTGCAGTCGGGAACTTCCTCGGCAGGATCTCAGGACGCTGTGTGACACGCTGAGGGGACGGAGACCATCAACAGATGATGAGATCACACCTGTTACCGAAGCCATCAGAGACTCAACTACCACCCTTCATCATAAAATCCAAGACAGTACGCCTACACACCGTCCCACTGAGGGAACATTTAAGAAACACAAAGGTGAAACTCCTCCGCCTCTCTCAGACCATACTTGCCTCCAAGCCCACCAGGATAATTCAGGATGTACAAAAACTTCCTGCACGGTGCAGGATGATGAGCGAGGTTGGGACAGAGTTCCTGACGAGGCTTATGACCTGTTGGACCGACTGCTAGATCTCAACCCAGCCACCAGGATCACAGCTGCCCAGGCCCTGCAGCACTCGCTGTTTAAAGACTTGTGA
- the rpap2 gene encoding putative RNA polymerase II subunit B1 CTD phosphatase rpap2: protein MSLLSFYSVSGDNCSDVISTPFVVVRREEIKERLREKLELEKRALQVVERLLEDCVAEDFLVDCARFITSENYKDAIEERCIAKLCGYPTCPNKLGKISTQQYKICTRTNKVYDITERKCFCSNFCYKASKEFELQISKTPLWLRPHESPAEIKLMKKGDGGSSGEEVRLSERRLQEQDIENPLAAQIEGTHSSEKHSAAAGLSHNDNSDGEQEQDFVSSVVSQRQGPRVHWGDLPKRTDEDEKGEQEKMERRKIENGEGDKEEMPPHDSQNQEKEGKMRVDENRKESFACETEKPKQLHTVNGNQKPKAERGCVEEATAKMDLCSLSEPVTHTTPPPVDSTPSQADHKTPLTSPPFMESKPATETRPQADLPSSALNPSLNITQVGMSRRGAAGLRDLLKSHSTEENSNSIRLNLLKCLRRTLKEWSTDETLRFLYGTDHSLGSPFADVKEEKKEEDEELDEDDLEDEVSEEDGGGIDVGVQKRPSAVAPDFKTLKKETQQLELRVKEFYKGTWIVPEEEEEPKGNKVTVQDQRTKDPVLPLVDSQAQHLIQKRITVEKLTSCLRNIVGPLRLTMSDVTTDLNNLVRTFSFTNTNIIHKTPEWTLIAVMLLYLLSDVCPVVREALETTASVVYLNTLFEELGLQEQDLLNLVEQFKTPAH from the exons ATGTCTCTGCTCAGTTTTTATTCTGTGTCTGGAGATAAttgtagtgatgtcatcagcactccttttgttgttgtcagGAGAGAAGAAATCAAAGAGAGGCTGCGGGAGAAGTTGGAGCTGGAGAAGAGAGCCCTGCAGGTGGTTGAGCGTCTTCTGGAGGATTGTGTAGCTGAGGATTTTCTGGTTGACTGT GCCAGATTCATCACTTCTGAAAATTACAAAGATGCTATTGAGGAGAGATGCATTGCTAAACTGTGTGGTTATCCTACATGTCCAAATAAATTGGGCAAG ATCTCAACTCAGCAGTACAAAATTTGTACTAGGACCAATAAGGTGTATGACATCACAGAGCGCAAG TGTTTTTGCAGTAACTTCTGCTACAAAGCTTCCAAAGAATTTGAGCTACAAATATCAAAGACTCCACTTTGGCTCAGACCGCATGAGAG TCCTGCAGAAATTAAATTGATGAAGAAAGGAGATGG TGGGAGCTCTGGTGAGGAGGTGAGGCTGTCAGAGAGGCGTCTCCAAGAGCAGGACATCGAGAACCCGCTGGCTGCTCAAATCGAGGGGACCCACAGCTCTGAGAAGCATTCTGCTGCAGCCGGCCTCAGCCACAACGACAACAGCGATGGCGAACAGGAGCAGGACTTTGTCTCCAGCGTGGTCTCCCAGCGACAGGGACCCAGGGTGCACTGGGGTGACCTGCCGAAACGCACTGATGAAGATGAGAAAGGAGAACAAGAGAAAATGGAGAGAAGAAAGATAGAGAATGGAGAGGGAGATAAAGAGGAGATGCCACCTCATGATAGTCAGAAccaagagaaggagggaaaaatgaGAGTGGATGAAAATAGAAAGGAATCTTTTGcatgtgaaaccgaaaaacccaAACAGCTGCACACAGTCAATGGCAACCAGAAACCCAAAGCGGAGAGAGGCTGTGTTGAAGAGGCTACAGCTAAGATGGATTTGTGTAGTTTATCCGAGCCAGTTACTCACACCACACCCCCGCCTGTGGACTCAACACCATCACAGGCGGACCACAAAACTCCACTCACTTCTCCTCCATTTATGGAGTCAAAACCCGCAACAGAAACCAGACCCCAGGCAGATCTCCCTTCCTCAGCTCTGAATCCAAGCCTCAACATTACCCAGGTAGGTATGAGCAGGAGAGGTGCGGCAGGACTTCGGGATCTACTCAAGAGCCACTCCACTGAAGAAAACTCCAACTCCATCCGGCTGAATCTTCTCAAGTGCTTGAGAAGGACGTTGAAGGAATGGAGCACAGATGAGACCCTGAGGTTCCTATACGGCACTGATCATTCACTAGGTTCTCCCTTTGCTGatgtgaaagaagaaaagaaagaggaagatgaggagctCGACGAAGATGACCTTGAGGATGAAGTGAGcgaggaggacggaggagggaTTGACGTCGGGGTGCAAAAGAGACCTTCAGCCGTAGCTCCAGACTTCAAGACACTGAAGAAGGAAACCCAGCAGCTTGAGCTCAGAGTTAAAGAGTTTTACAAGGGGACCTGGATTGTGcccgaggaggaagaagagccaaaaggaaacaaa GTGACAGTCCAGGACCAGAGGACGAAGGATCCAGTTCTGCCGCTTGTTGACTCTCAAGCTCAGCACCTCATCCAGAAACGAATCACAGTGGAGAAGCTCActagctg TCTCAGAAACATTGTGGGTCCACTGCGGCTCACCATGAGTGATGTCACCACCGATCTGAACAACCTGGTCAGGACATTCAG CTTCACTAACACAAACATCATCCACAAAACTCCTGAGTGGACCCTGATTGCTGTTATGCTGCTCTATCT gttgTCAGATGTGTGTCCAGTGGTTCGAGAGGCCTTGGAGACGACGGCATCAGTCGTGTATTTAAACACGCTGTTTGAGGAGCTCGGTCTACAGGAGCAGGACCTTTTGAACTTAGTCGAGCAGTTTAAAACCCCAGCCCACTAA
- the glmna gene encoding glomulin, FKBP associated protein a: MSPGMSGETPLEAARMALEQLSDVVQRCQGVPDDSYTTEAHDVFTVAGRICIEEGNSLQVLSIVLDDKNQDIVRCMGWNLLPPLVQILLKKEDKNLPHCLAIFNHLLKTCRPKELLIGLLEQLEQDDADTIAESLHLLLNPLQKVLLCLGNRKASSLGMTLSSVLEQVAKLPVPHTKEQEEDDVFSLCRCCSDLITFVRPFVQEARQNLLNSKKQSEVADKLPVGGEWSSPDKEELRTELLKFCMKTLSHPLLEVQLKDPETLAVSPLRNFATEILNTLSAIGESVPSLVYQPLLKRKEVPGFLEEEVRYPKESLASLAHLVFIHHLAADSFPSVFSPVFCLRCNMEHVCLLLSRTDESRIQKGLELYEKSLVRVENGSLHADLLEIKTFLTVPQNIVKVMTICPRHDLRTKGLKVFQLSIDKFDTEAKYKFFLFMLKTSNHSGVEGYIIKNIKTQIDISLQPGNSNTWFEGVHLLPLLRKVFILPDGPETDLLQYMDRVMESLNLLRYLVIRDKVTENQTGIWTELYKTEDTFLRPLRVGLDMSRAHYERELYNTMEAKKGKVKEESVLSVSVGEDKLPNMTPESQIQALHSALHTFDMIKSVLVRIEELIEVKNNI, encoded by the exons ATGTCACCGGGGATGTCAGG AGAAACTCCACTTGAGGCAGCAAGGATGGCTCTGGAGCAGCTCAGTGATGTGGTCCAGAGATGT cAAGGGGTCCCTGATGACAGCTACACCACAGAGGCTCATGATGTCTTCACAGTTGCTGGGCGGATCTGCATTGAGGAGGGAAACAGTCTGCAGGTCCTCAGTATTGTCCTGGACGATAAAAATCAA GACATAGTCAGGTGCATGGGTTGGAATCTGCTGCCTCCTCTGGTTCAGATTCtgctgaagaaagaagacaagaaccTTCCTCACTGCCTCGCCATTTTCAACCACCTACTAAAG ACATGCAGGCCCAAGGAGCTGCTGATCGGCCTGTTGGAGCAACTGGAGCAGGATGACGCTGACACCATCGCAGAGAGCCTCCATCTGCTGTTGAACCCACTACAGAAAG TGCTGCTGTGTCTGGGCAACCGTAAGGCATCGTCCTTAGGCATGACCCTGTCGTCTGTGCTGGAGCAGGTGGCAAAACTGCCTGTACCTCATACCAAGGAACAAGAGGAGGATGACGTCTTCTCACTTTGTCGCTGTTGCAGTGACCTGATCACATTTGTCAGGCCTTTTGTCCAAGAGGCCAGGCAAAACCTTCTGAACAGTAAGAAGCAGAGTGAGGTAGCGGACAAGTTGCCAGTTGGAGGGGAATGGTCGTCACCGGATAAAGAGGagctgaggacagagctgctgaAGTT CTGTATGAAGACTCTGAGTCACCCACTCCTGGAGGTACAACTCAAGGATCCTGAAACCCTGGCTGTGTCTCCCCTGAGGAATTTTGCCACAGAGATTTTG AACACCCTCAGTGCTATCGGAGAGTCCGTCCCCAGCCTTGTGTACCAGCCGCTgttaaagaggaaggaagttcCCGGCTttctggaggaggaggtgcgCTATCCCAAAGAGTCACTAGCCAGCCTGGCTCACCTGGTGTTCATCCATCACCTGGCTGCTGATTCGTTCCCAAGTGTTTTCAG CCCTGTGTTCTGTCTTCGGTGTAATATGGAGCACGTCTGCCTCCTATTGTCCAG AACTGATGAATCCAGGATTCAGAAAGGACTG GAGCTGTATGAGAAGAGTCTGGTGCGGGTAGAGAACGGCAGTCTGCATGCAGATCTGTTAGAAATCAAAACCTTCCTCACAGTGCCTCAG AACATAGTGAAGGTCATGACGATATGTCCGAGGCATGATTTG AGAACTAAAGGTCTGAAGGTGTTCCAGCTGAGCATTGATAAGTTTGACACTGAAGCCAAATACAAGTTTTTCCT ATTCATGCTGAAGACCAGTAATCACTCAGGTGTCGAAGGCtacatcattaaaaacattaaaactcaGATAGACATTTCCCTGCAG CCCGGTAACAGTAACACCTGGTTCGAAGGAGTTCACCTCCTTCCTCTACTGCGGAAGGTTTTCATTCTCCCAGACGGTCCAGAAACCGACCTCTTGCAGTACATGGACAG AGTTATGGAGTCTCTTAACCTGCTGCGTTACCTTGTCATCAGAGACAAAGTGACTGAGAACCAG ACGGGAATCTGGACAGAGCTGTATAAAACAGAAGATACATTCCTGAGGCCCCTACGCGTAGGGTTGGACATGTCGAGGGCCCACTATGAGAGGGAGCTCTACAACACTATGGAGGCCAAGAAGGGCAAAGTCAAAG AGGAGTCTGTACTTTCTGTGTCTGTCGGTGAAGACAAGCTGCCAAACATGACACCAGAGTCCCAGATTCAG GCTCTGCACTCAGCCCTGCACACATTCGACATGATCAAGAGCGTGTTGGTGCGGATAGAGGAACTCATCGAGGTGAAGAACAATATTTAG
- the gfi1aa gene encoding growth factor independent 1A transcription repressor a, which produces MPRSFLVRSKRAHSYHQPRNLDDGYSKLDTILAHVCAENKSQVAFESSLELQGDVSAGADRLSPGSGLLSPRSLSSSSPLSSGGSVCDRSSDYDFWRPPSPSSSPDSEKCSTPAAEDSRHLSTPPFPLAWTAYSGSELRHLVQGSYHHHHQHHNHLQAHRKSHSSVSLYGAKDSGSEPLYAQRGPEAGCYQDFSPTALQICRMRDADELYLDVKQKPHGSEIKTERDFVCSNLEANDSYKCIKCCKVFSTPHGLEVHVRRSHSGTRPFECGICGKTFGHAVSLDQHRAVHSQERSFSCKICGKSFKRSSTLSTHLLIHSDTRPYPCQYCGKRFHQKSDMKKHTFIHTGEKPHKCQVCGKAFSQSSNLITHSRKHTGFKPFGCDLCGKGFQRKVDLRRHKETQHGLK; this is translated from the exons ATGCCGAGGTCTTTCCTGGTGAGAAGTAAACGGGCCCACAGCTACCACCAGCCCCGGAACCTAGACGATGGCTACAGCAAACTGGACACTATTCTGGCTCATGTGTGCGCAG AGAACAAATCTCAGGTGGCGTTTGAGTCCAGTTTAGAGCTCCAGGGGGATGTGAGCGCCGGCGCTGACAGACTGTCCCCCGGGTCCGGCCTGCTGTCTCCGAGGTCGCTGTCCTCCAGCTCACCGCTGAGCAGCGGAGGCAGCGTGTGTGATCGATCCTCCGACTATGATTTCTGGCGTCCCCCGTCTCCCTCCTCATCTCCAG ACTCAGAGAAATGCTCCACTCCAGCAGCGGAGGATAGTCGCCACCTCAGCACGCCGCCTTTTCCTTTAGCCTGGACAGCATACTCCGGCTCTGAACTGAGGCACCTGGTTCAGGGGTcataccaccaccaccaccaacaccacaacCACCTACAGGCCCACAGGAAGTCTCACTCATCCGTCAGCCTCTACGGTGCAAAGGACAGCGGCTCAGAGCCCCTTTACGCGCAGCGCGGCCCCGAGGCAGGATGCTACCAAGATTTTTCTCCAACGGCCCTCCAAATCTGCAGGATGCGGGATGCAGACGAGCTATATTTGGATGTAAAACAGAAGCCCCACGGATCGGAAATCAAGACCGAGAGAGATTTCGTCTGCTCTAATCTCGAAGCAAATGATTCATACAAGTGCATTAAATGTTGCAAG GTTTTCTCCACACCTCACGGTTTGGAGGTTCATGTGCGGCGGTCACACAGCGGGACGCGGCCTTTTGAGTGCGGCATCTGTGGTAAAACCTTTGGACATGCAGTGAGCCTGGATCAGCACAGGGCGGTCCACTCACAG GAGAGGAGCTTCAGCTGTAAAATCTGCGGGAAAAGTTTCAAGCGCTCCTCCACGCTGTCCACGCACCTGCTCATCCATTCGGACACGAGGCCTTATCCGTGCCAGTATTGCGGGAAGAGGTTCCACCAAAAATCAGAtatgaaaaaacacactttcatcCACACAG GTGAGAAGCCTCACAAGTGCCAGGTATGCGGGAAGGCCTTCAGTCAGAGCTCCAACCTCATCACGcacagcagaaaacacacaggctTCAAACCTTTCGGCTGCGACCTGTGCGGGAAAGGTTTCCAGAGGAAAGTGGACCTGAGGAGACATAAGGAGACGCAGCACGGACTGAAATGA